From a single Nitrospinota bacterium genomic region:
- a CDS encoding phosphoglycerate kinase: MKKLSIEDIDIKDKRVFIRVDFNVPLDEYGNISDDRRLRAVIPTINYAIDRGAKVILGSHLGRPKGKVVPNLSLNLVLERLRRLLNNNVMMAEDCIGPETERLVEGLKKGDVLLLENLRFHKGEEDNDPEFAKALAKLADVYVNDAFGNSHRNHASTNGITKHLPFAVMGFLVKKEIGYFNKSLSNPIRPFVALLGGAKVSGKIGVISNLVEKVDKVLIGGGMAFTFLKSIGIEVGKSLVEDKMLDEVINTRKKAEEKNVKFYLPMDFVVAERFDAKAETKVVPYQEIPSDWIALDIGPATTTLFSEALQNAKTIIWNGPMGAFEMDAFSRGTYAMVHAIANSYALTIVGGGDTDVAIERAGESDKISYISTGGGAFLQLLEGKELPGVSSLNDKKE; encoded by the coding sequence ATGAAAAAACTTTCCATTGAAGACATAGATATAAAGGATAAAAGGGTATTTATCAGGGTTGATTTTAATGTTCCATTAGATGAATATGGTAATATTTCCGATGATAGACGATTAAGGGCAGTTATCCCAACAATAAATTATGCAATTGATAGGGGTGCTAAGGTTATTTTAGGGTCTCATTTAGGAAGGCCGAAAGGCAAAGTCGTGCCCAATCTCAGCCTGAACTTAGTTCTTGAAAGGCTAAGGAGACTTTTAAATAATAATGTAATGATGGCTGAGGACTGTATAGGTCCTGAGACGGAGAGACTTGTTGAAGGCTTGAAAAAGGGAGATGTTCTCTTATTAGAGAATCTAAGATTTCATAAGGGAGAAGAGGATAATGACCCGGAATTTGCAAAAGCCCTAGCAAAACTAGCAGATGTATATGTGAATGATGCCTTTGGAAACTCCCACAGGAATCATGCCTCAACGAATGGAATCACAAAACATCTTCCCTTTGCTGTTATGGGATTCTTGGTAAAAAAAGAAATAGGTTATTTCAATAAGTCCTTGTCAAATCCCATAAGGCCCTTTGTTGCTCTCTTAGGAGGGGCAAAGGTCTCAGGCAAGATTGGTGTCATATCGAACTTAGTGGAAAAGGTTGACAAAGTCCTCATAGGTGGCGGCATGGCCTTTACCTTCCTCAAGTCCATAGGTATTGAGGTAGGCAAGTCTTTGGTAGAAGATAAAATGTTAGATGAGGTAATCAACACAAGAAAAAAGGCCGAGGAAAAGAACGTTAAATTTTATTTGCCTATGGATTTTGTTGTAGCAGAAAGGTTTGATGCCAAAGCCGAGACAAAGGTTGTTCCTTACCAAGAGATACCCTCTGATTGGATTGCTTTGGATATTGGTCCGGCAACTACGACTTTATTCTCCGAGGCTTTACAGAATGCAAAGACGATAATATGGAACGGCCCAATGGGTGCTTTTGAGATGGATGCTTTTAGCAGGGGCACATATGCTATGGTTCATGCTATAGCTAATTCTTATGCCCTTACCATTGTTGGAGGGGGAGATACTGATGTGGCCATTGAAAGAGCAGGGGAATCTGATAAAATATCCTATATTTCTACTGGAGGAGGGGCCTTTTTACAATTATTAGAGGGTAAGGAACTCCCTGGTGTTTCTTCATTAAATGATAAAAAAGAATAA
- the secG gene encoding preprotein translocase subunit SecG, with the protein MYLALIVIHIIFAILLIVVVLLQSGGKGASMGAIFGGAGSQTLFGSSGPAGFLSKVTTVVAITFMLTSLSIAIISAKKSTSSIVTGKIPPNTTQQAPSIPEPINPLPETQKGAPPPIK; encoded by the coding sequence ATGTATCTCGCTTTGATAGTAATACATATAATCTTTGCAATTTTATTAATAGTGGTTGTCTTGTTACAGTCAGGGGGAAAGGGTGCTTCTATGGGAGCTATCTTTGGAGGCGCAGGAAGCCAAACCCTTTTTGGAAGTTCAGGACCAGCAGGGTTTCTTTCTAAAGTTACTACAGTGGTTGCTATTACGTTCATGTTGACATCATTGTCTATAGCGATCATCTCTGCTAAAAAGAGCACTTCATCAATAGTAACAGGCAAGATTCCTCCCAATACAACACAACAGGCTCCATCAATCCCTGAACCGATTAATCCTTTACCGGAAACCCAAAAAGGTGCTCCTCCTCCAATTAAGTAG
- the tpiA gene encoding triose-phosphate isomerase translates to MKKPLIAGNWKMNKTLEEAVTFVSELRNRLKDVTDRDILLVPPYIALQSISEIIKGTNLLLGAQNLFWENEGAYTGEISPGMIKSVGCSHVIIGHSERRQYFGETNDTVNLKVKAALKNGLLPLVCIGESLEEREANKTFNIIDVQIREGLKDFSSDEIQKIIIAYEPVWAIGTGKTATPEQANEVHSFIKKTLKKIYGNGILSTIRILYGGSVKPDNIDELMAKEDIDGALVGGASLKVGDFERIVKFK, encoded by the coding sequence ATGAAAAAACCACTTATTGCTGGAAATTGGAAGATGAACAAAACATTAGAAGAGGCAGTTACATTTGTCTCAGAGCTAAGAAATAGGCTTAAGGATGTTACGGATAGGGACATACTCTTGGTTCCACCTTATATAGCTCTCCAATCCATTAGTGAAATAATCAAAGGAACAAATCTTCTTTTAGGGGCCCAGAATCTATTCTGGGAAAATGAGGGTGCCTATACAGGAGAGATTTCTCCTGGGATGATAAAGAGTGTGGGATGCAGTCATGTCATTATTGGTCATTCAGAGAGAAGGCAGTATTTTGGAGAGACCAATGATACAGTGAATTTGAAGGTTAAGGCCGCATTAAAGAATGGATTGTTGCCCCTGGTTTGTATCGGAGAATCTTTAGAAGAGAGAGAGGCAAATAAGACCTTTAATATCATTGACGTCCAGATCAGAGAAGGTTTAAAGGATTTCTCATCTGACGAGATACAAAAGATCATCATAGCTTATGAGCCCGTTTGGGCTATTGGAACTGGAAAGACAGCCACACCCGAACAGGCTAATGAAGTTCATTCTTTTATCAAGAAAACCTTGAAAAAGATTTATGGTAATGGTATTTTATCGACAATAAGAATTCTTTATGGTGGAAGTGTAAAACCTGATAACATCGATGAATTAATGGCAAAAGAAGATATAGATGGTGCTCTGGTTGGAGGAGCCAGTTTAAAGGTGGGTGATTTTGAACGAATTGTAAAATTTAAATGA